The sequence CGGTAGCTAGTACACACAGGCACAATATTGATaggaaataataaagaaacgTGCTGACGATATTTAAACACGCGCGATAACTTGTGTTaccgttttttttcttcccgTGTGCTCCATTTGCTGATTTACGAGAgcgaaataaaaagtatataactTCTGGTACGCCCGAGGCAACGGAAAGAAAGTGAAGAAAGAAAAGGGCACTAAAATATAAgtcttgaaattttatcatcatcatatatacatatataacggACAACGAAGCGCGTTCTGAATGTGCCAGGTTAACGGCAGTTAACCTTCCCGCATCTTGGTCTGAGAACTTGCTTGCTATTCAACAACTTGTGTACATATTTAGTGAATAATGACGATTACTAAAActtattatcaaatattaaattattatttttattataataaaatatttgtggaattttttttgtcatttgcTTATTATAGGAAatgcataattaataactgttgatgatgatggtaTTTGTAACAAAgaaatggtaataatttcgTGCCGAATGTACTGAGTGAGTGATGGTCTGGTGCACATTCTATTGACATTGTGACTAGATCCACACTCATTAAGTTCATACGGTAATTAACGTCGCAACAGGTGATACAATATTACAATTGTTAAAttgcttaaattaatttaaaaattattatttagtttactGCTCATgactgatatatattttacattttaactttttctcttttttatgATAACTGTTTATCGCTGTTGGGTTTTTAATCAGAGACTATGCTATGGACGAGTTTGAATTTGGTGCACGTTTATATTTAACATCGTGACTAGATACACACTCGTCTACGGCGTCCTGTTTTTAAAACGTCTGTAAAATTAATCAGTTTTgagcataaaataaaaatttatttgatagttttttcAGAACATAAACATTCATTCCCATGTCTAcgtgaattttataaatttatttttattctggcTGATTAGTTTTTGCTTTTGAGCAGATCCAACAGAGTCCCGCTGATCCAGAAGTTCATGAAGACAAAGAGGATGAAGACGTCGACCTTAATTCGAGtactatgtaattattattttaattttttataaattatttatttatttataatttatatttattttttatttatatttattgcagACAAAGTAAAAGTGGAGAAATTGTTGTTAAATTTGGGCAGCCAGTGTCTGATTGGAAGAATGCATTGCCGCGTAAAATTGAAGTAACTAAAACTGATGACCCTCATGTATTGcccaatgaattatttttctttaatcaaatGAGTGATTACAATGTCTTGCATGATATGTATCGTGACATGGCCAaggttttttgtaaattatggGAAAAAGATAAAGAGCAACTTGTCATAACATCAAACGTCCGTGAAAAAACCTTCAACAAATTTCGTACGTGGGGCCGTATCTTTTCAGATAACGATGGCAAACTCACCAGTACTTCTGTTTTACTGACGGGTGATCCACATCATTGGTATCACTCATTGGGTGAGTATGAGTCCGAAGACgaggatgatgatgatgaattcTTAAATACATCTGCGGAGGAAGGAGACGTTATTGAAAACGGTGATGGAATTGGGGATCCACGAGCTGAAGaagtaagaaagaaaaaagaatGTATACCATTGGATGTCAGTCGACTCAAATGTTACTCATTTTTTCCCGGTCAAGTCGTTGGTATTGAAGGAAGAAATCCCACTAAAGAAGCACTCTGTGCTTATAAAATATTAGCAGGTCTTTCTTTTCCTCCGTCACCGCctaaattaaatgaacaaCTTCAAATAGTTGTTGCCTCAGGTCCATTTACTGCCAAAGCTAATGATTATCAACCACTTTATAATCTTATGGCTCATGTTGCGGAAACAGAACCCAACCTTTTAATTCTTGTTGGTCCTTTTGTAATTGACGATAATAGTAATCGATTATTTCAAGatgtttttgataatttgCTCACTAAAATTATGAGTTACGTTGAAGGGTACGTTTCATTATTCTTAATTGAACAttcatcaatttataattaaaattataaatgacaaatttatttttatagcaagTCCACTCAAGTAGTTCTTATATCTTCATACGAAGACGCTCATCACGATGGATTTTATCCTACTCCAGAATTTCGAATCCGTAATTCCCTTAAGAAACCAAATCTTCATCTCATGCCTGATCCATGTACACTCTACGTTGATGGTTTGATTATTGGAGTAACGTCTGTTGATATAATCAGACATTTAAGCAGTGAAGAAATAAGCTAgtgagtttttatttaaacaattgaattaattatgtttgtttggagaaaaaaataataaataatttattatagcaATATGCCTCGATGTGATCGACTAGGGCGCATAGCAGAGCACTTATTATTACAATCTTCATATTATCCTCTTTATCCGCCATCGCCCGAAGTACCACTGGACATACTTTTGTGGGCCGACTGTAGTAGAATGAACACACGCCCTCATATTCTCTTAGTACCTTCAGCCATGCAGTATTTCTATAAATACAGCAATGGTACACATATCATAAATCCatcgaaaatttcaaaggGCCTTTATTCTCAATTAAGTATCCGTCCTGATGATAAATGGTCTGAAGACTGTATCAGCGGCGAAATCCTTAGAGtttaactgtaaaaaataaaccatgagtctttaattttatacttttatatttacagaatttttttttatttaaatttaaatacttttcaagtgcattgtaattttttttttactgtgaaataaatatatatatgtttctataattaacattatttaatgattatctTAAGCAGTTACaagtaaagttatttttaaataatgaaatgacaatcagttttaaaatattagtaaCTGGTCTATGAGTATtgtaagatttttaaaaataaacatttattttattctttaaatttattttaaacattaagaatttaaatccTAAAGTCAAAAGCGTGCGTTGAAAagctaaatattaaaaacggTTTTACTAAAATTAGTAGGAttcagacaatttttttaaagtaaacgaattacgaattattttaaaatatgcgCGCAAAGTTGTTTGGttagatttcaaaaaaattttctttcaatattgaaaaaatacagAGCTAGTTTGCATCGGATTTAAAAACTAGTCTTAAAAagtttatactttatttttgaagACATGGTACATTTGTTATCATTAATGTCTAACTCCCTGTCCGGCTTGAATTTTATAGTTTAGGGGCCAgacaataatgataacaaatgTACGCGGAAATGAATGAAACTGATAGTAAAgattgtatgaaaaatttgaaaatacgaAAGGGTTATAAATTATGAGTTAAGGGGTCAGCACAACCTTATTGACTTCATccaatcattttattttatttttaaatatagtacTGGTAATTGCCACATTTGAATGTTGGCGCCACTTGCATATTATCTACTAGTCCTACAGTTTTCCGCTTCGAGTGGGTCGCACTAGAATTAACAATTGTacggattattattattcactgagtttttatgtaaataaatatatttatgtgtcaattataataataaacatataatATACTGTGAATGACGaaggtaaatataaatacttaatttatatagtatttattatttttgtgttaaattacAAATCTAGGTGCcctaaatttataataataaaactaccAGTCCGGGTATTATTTCAATCGCCATCTTTGTTaccaattttatatacatatatctctAACAATAtatacaacatatatatatttttctaaatatctgTGATGTgtgtttttgaaataatttgtagttttttttattttagtgctaaaatattttgtttaacataattagtaatttatgtaaatacaatacaaattcttatcattattattgtttttttaaaaatattatgaattattgtttcataataataattgacctTGATTTTGTGACGATAATAATTTCAGTATTACGAAACTTTTTAgctgtcaataaaaaatttaaatttatttaaccgatatatttatatttattaaatattaaataacatcatatattaattaattatttgatatttttaaaccaaataatttaattaaaccattttattaaattcaaaattgtctaaatatttaaattttataacaatactGCAATTAGCCGACATCTAatagttttttgatttttttcaaaacgagaaatttgaaaaaaaaaaatttcaaaaaattgcaccaatactttttttaattttctacatgtgcatatttttagttttttttttttaattgctgaaaaaaaaattcgaaaatttttaattgtctgccaACTCCAggatcatattttatttcgatgaatttaaaaaaaagttaaataaaaatattttttcaattgtctatttgtaaatgaaattttaattcaaaagatGTGTTGATAACTCTTTCATAGATAACAAATCAAAAGACATTTGATAACAAAATGatagttcatttttatataaaaagaataattaatttttaaatttttacgacagcagttttgaaatatatatgaatagaaaaaaaaaattataagtaatccCTGATTAAACCCTTAcatctgaaataataattacatattttacaGACGGATAGAAAATATGTTATATCTTTAGTATATCATACGTCGTTGTACACtaagtaaatacaaaaatgatttaaacaaTCTactgttataatttaaatttaacaatcaaagataaaattttaaaaattcaaataatcatggtattaaaaaataaagccaGTCATGAACTtgataatggaaaaaaaagtctatGTAAACACATATAttagtatataattatattttataattcattaacttttatagtgatttaaatttaagtattgattttaatagtaagagataattataatcaaataaGTCACGTTTCATTTGTCTTTTTTAGACGTTTATTCGCTGAAGATTTATACAAatcaatgtattttattaaacttatttGCTTTCCACAACAATAACCATAATTGTggataaagtttaataataaaaaatacacaatttttccattaatggacaatctgaaaaaaagtataatttatataattatcatattttttgcaatcaaaatttttttgatttttcactaatgaattttgatgataaatcATCCGCAATAAaagattttgattttaaaaaaaattaataataaagcagataaaaaaatagacaatttttcatcataaatttattgatttacaaaaaatttatatttattctttttcctTAAATATTCAAGGTACctacatcaataaaaaaattttttataga comes from Microplitis demolitor isolate Queensland-Clemson2020A chromosome 8, iyMicDemo2.1a, whole genome shotgun sequence and encodes:
- the LOC103572893 gene encoding DNA polymerase alpha subunit B, with amino-acid sequence MDFEDKLRANLAIFDCKIMDESVLQKFADIYNIFKVDEDGIVEYWIEFVEDKSSSTDITVEKVEEFEKWCITHVEQRGNEKHKKARIKTKSQKEYDVINEILEKSKLKSSTHKTDEDEDILEMYGFKKDPAKNIQQSPADPEVHEDKEDEDVDLNSSTIQSKSGEIVVKFGQPVSDWKNALPRKIEVTKTDDPHVLPNELFFFNQMSDYNVLHDMYRDMAKVFCKLWEKDKEQLVITSNVREKTFNKFRTWGRIFSDNDGKLTSTSVLLTGDPHHWYHSLGEYESEDEDDDDEFLNTSAEEGDVIENGDGIGDPRAEEVRKKKECIPLDVSRLKCYSFFPGQVVGIEGRNPTKEALCAYKILAGLSFPPSPPKLNEQLQIVVASGPFTAKANDYQPLYNLMAHVAETEPNLLILVGPFVIDDNSNRLFQDVFDNLLTKIMSYVEGKSTQVVLISSYEDAHHDGFYPTPEFRIRNSLKKPNLHLMPDPCTLYVDGLIIGVTSVDIIRHLSSEEISYNMPRCDRLGRIAEHLLLQSSYYPLYPPSPEVPLDILLWADCSRMNTRPHILLVPSAMQYFYKYSNGTHIINPSKISKGLYSQLSIRPDDKWSEDCISGEILRV